The DNA sequence ACACCtccaatccaaatttataaatgtgGAAATTAAGTTATTGCTCAGTCCCTGTAATGCGTAAGTAATGGGCCTAACTTGTCCAAGACTCCACTTGTCTAACTTGTCTAACTTGTCCAAGTGGTGCTGTCATGGCCATAACAGCACCACTTGGGAGGACTTAAATATTTTCTGGGAATAGAGGTGGCGAGGTCGAAAAGGGGCATATTTCTCTCTCAACGGAAATATACACTAGACTTATTGACAGAAGTGGGATTACTAGAGTGCAGACCCGTGGATACGCTGATTGTGCAGAACCATAAGCTTGGGGAATACTCGGACCAGCCGACAAGGTGAGGTATCAAGGACTAGTGGGGAAGCTTATCTACTTATCTCACACTCGTCCAGACATTGCTTACGCCATAAGTGTGGTAAGCCAATTTATGCATAGCCCGAGTGAAGACCATATGGGTGCCGTAATTCGAATCCTCTGCTATCTAAAGTCATCACCAGGAAAAGGATTAATGTTCTCTAAGAATGACCATCTGAATGTTGAAGGGTACACGGATGCGGACTAGGCAGGGAATATCTTGGATAGAAAGTCTACCTCAGGCTAGTTTACATTTGTGGGAGGAAACTTAGTTACATGGAGGAGTAAAAAGCAGAAGATAGTGGCATTGTCCAGTGCTGAAACTGAGTTCCGAGGCATGGCAAAAGGATTGTGTGAACTTCTTTGGCTTAGAAGTTTGCTAACAGAGGTCGGTTTTCCTCCTAGATCTGCTATAAATTTATTCTGTGATAACAACGCTGCCATCGACATATCTCACAACCCAATTCAACACGATCGCACCAAGCATGTGGAGGTGGATCGACACTTCATCAAATAGAACCTAGAAGAGAGGGTCATTCAGTTCCCTTTCGTTAAATCTGAAGATCAGTTGGCGAACATTCTTACTAAGGTCGTTTCTAGTAGAAGCTTCCACGAATCACTTGACAAGTTGGATGTTAGAGATATCTACGtaccaacttgagggggagtgtagGCGTGAGTCATGTAATTAGCCAGCTATGGATATCTTAGATTTAGGAATCCCTTCACTCAAGGGTCAAACATGATTTTAGCCGTAGATGTTGTACAGACGTAAATAGCTTCCTAAAATAGTTTCCTATATTTGCTATATCTGGTACTCTGTTTTTACGGAATGAAATATACGAAATTATTACGTGTGACATGAGGGAGTAGATGCCGGAGGTAGCCAAAGGAGGGGTGCCCCAAGCGCCTATGCCATAGccaaatttgtcattttttactACGGGGTTGATGGTGCGTGTGATTTGCTCGGCCTGGGCTGAAGTCATCCAAGTAATTCAGTCCCCCCCTCTTAGTACCACGCCCAATAATCTCCTTGCTGAGAACATCCTGGAGAAGACAAAAAGTAGAGTATATCAGTACTACACAATTAAGTTCTTCAGTAACTTGACTCACAAACATCAGCTTattagagagagatggaacAAGAAGCGTGTGAGCTAAAGAGAGATAAGGGGATAGAGGCACGGTTCCAGCCCCTGTGACTGGGTAAGTTGCCCCATTGGCATTGGCAATGCAAGTCCTCCGTGGCACAGTTGCACTGGAGAAGTCATTCGAATCAAATGTCATATGGTCCCTTGCCCCAGAGTCAATAATCCAGGCACCATCATTCCGAGTAGTCGAGCTACAAAAAACTTGACCACAATTACCTTGATCTGGGCTTGGAGTGGGATGTTTGGCCACGGGAATAAGGGATAAGTGAGAGTCAGCAGTAGCCACTGCTGCTCGACCTGGGACATCTTCAATCGCAGGAGTATCCCGTTTCTTTCGAGCTTGTAATTCGTGCCACCAATCCGGGTAGCCATATAGTTTGAAACAGGTGTCCCTGGTATGTTTTGTACTCCCACAATGAGTGCACTTATTTCCATCAGAATGACCCTTGGATCGTGAGTATGACCCAGACTTCAGCAAAGGTTGGGACTGTCCAGATTTTATGCCTTTGATGGCCATAACAGCACCACTAGCCACTGCCTCCGCTCCCGAGACCATCATCGATTGGCAGAGATCTTACCTTCGTACGTGAGCATATGCCTGCTCAATGGAGGGGAAATGTTTCATGTGTAGAACGTCACTCTGAACATGATCTAGGCAGTCATCTAGTCCATCGAGAAAAATGTACACTCACTCCTCCTGTAGAATTGAGTTGTAGCTTTGGATGTCTTTTGCACATTCCATTGGGTTCAGACGACGAAAATCAATTTCTCGCCACACTCCCTGTAAATTGttatagtatttttctataGATCCACCTGCTTGTTTCATGCGAGATATACGACGTTTGAGGTCGTATACTTGCGAGGTGTCAGTTCCATCAAAGTATGTTATGGCAGCAGTATCCCATACCTGTTTAGCCGTTGGGTAGCGAATAAAATTCACAACCAAGGAATAGTCCATAGAGTTGATCAGCCATCCTTTCACCATGGCATTCTCAGTGCGCCACTTACGAAAGGAGGAATCATTTTCTGGTGGTGGGGGGTAGTCTCCATTGATATATCCCAGTTTGTCTTTTCTAGAGATGTACATCTCAACAACCTGGGACCATAAACCATAGTTGGAACCATCCAACTTGATGCTGATTGGAATCATCGGGGAATCAGCCGTGGGTAATGAGGAGGTCTGAGCCCTTGTCAAGACCTCTGTCATTTTTTATGTCAGATTATCGAGAATAGTTTCGGTGGAGTCAGCCATGGATGCCGAGCAAGAATTTGGACCCCTGCCTATTCAAGAAACAGGGAACCCAAGATCATGTTCCGATACCATGTCACACGTAATAATTTCGTATATTTCATTCCGTAAAAACAGAGTACCAGATATAGCAAATACAGGAAACTATTTTAGGAAGCTATTTACGTCTGTACATCATCTACGGCTAAAATCATGTTTGACCCTTGAGTGAAGGGATTCCTAAATCTAAGATATCCATAGCTGGCTAATTACATGACTCATGCCTACAATTATTACCTCATCATGTTGTCCAAAAGTATGAAATCTTTCTTAATGTAGTTCACAAGTTCTAAATTATCactaaatttattcaaaatacaTTCTAATTGTATTGGTTTTTTCTTcgtttcataataaaataaattaataaactaattaCAGGTTGGAAAATGTAAGCTGATCAAATCCCtaaattaataaactaataaactaattattattattcttatgcTGATCAATTGCTGCAATCAAATCCCTTAAGACTCTCAATCTTGCTTGGAATGAGTTGGGCCTATCCTTTCAAACCAAAGGTATGCTGATTTTTAGACTGATGGACGGCAGCCTTgctattaaatattcaattggtACTTTAGCTTATTATATGTGGACAGATATATATTGAATTGTTCCTTCATGTAAGTGACATGATCATAACAAGttgattaatttatttgttgggtTACATGTAAGTGCTGGTGAATGCTGGTGAATATCagttattatgttttcaagtccacttaatttttttaggaaacaaaaaacttttttttcaagTCCACTTATTATGTTTTCTTAatcaattagtttttttttcatatattttgtatatccttaaatttttataaaacaaattacaacattattaaaaaataatttcttaatcattgagtaaaaaaaaaaatcatttcctaatAAAAATGATACCAAAGTGATATTTTCTATCGAATGATAAAAAAGGAAAGTGGATAATCACGGATATGGGTTTTACGTATTTGGAATCTTGTGCTTTGACGGATATGAATTTAATGGGTCCGTCCAATAAAacccttttatatatatgtagtgcTTCAAATACCATCAGAGAAGCCACCAAAAGTAATGTGTGCTTTGGAGATGGGATTGTAATACATCTACactttttcttaatattcaTTCTAATTGTATTGGTTTTTTCTTcgtttcataaaaaaataaattattaaattattaactacaAGTTAGAAAATTTTGTCAAGATTGGAGAACTTGCAGATATTAGATCTCAGTTGCAATTCCCTCAACAACACTAGTTTTCTTCAATCAATTGCTGCAATCAAATCCCTTAAGACTCTCAATCTTGAATACAATGAGTTGACGGGGATCCTTTCCAACCAAAGGTATGTTGATTTTTTAGGACGTCATTTGTTAGgttacatgtatataatatgtgacatatatagcatgcatgttaattaaaaaaaaaaacatcattttttgtGGAAACCATTAACATTACcagaattattttttctctttggcatttgaacaataattttaatgcaTAGATTCGTAGGCTTTGAGATACAAGGGAATTACATTTGTATGTGCTGCTTTGAATCAAATGTCAACATTATTTAGATTTGGACAAGATTTTAAACTTGAATTTCATATTaacttagaaacaaaaaaaaaaatttgaaatcgtAACATTGATTTGATAAtctaaatctaaattattgACATTAAGACAATGATGATACTCATCAGTACTGATACTAGGGGCTCGTGCAATGGCAGCATGAAATATGTTATAAGAACAAGTTCTATTATGctataattaaaatgtgatcattttttttaatttattgttatgcagAGCTAGCAAATTAAACCAACTTGGAGGTTCTTATCTTGGGACATAATCATTTTGGTGGACGACTAGCAACCCATGGTAAGAAAAGGTTGTATCATCTCACGAAGAATTAGTATTCAACTGATCTTTTGCATCCAGTACACATGAAGAGCACAATGTAACTATGAACTTAATTTGAAGTTCCATTGTCAAGTATCCATTGTTTTAACAAGAATATACACATAAAAAGATGTAATTatcaactttcatttaattGGAGATGCTTAGggttaatattaaaaatacttttgccTCTTCagacatatatatttgttataaaatcaattgtgatttttttaattgatactAAAAAAGCAATTATGAAAAGAGTTACACtaagtcttatatatatatatatatatatataataagtgggGTGAGGGAATGAGTCAAAGTTCAAGAATAAGTATCAAAATAGTGCATGGTAATTAATTGGTGGGCGAAAAACATAAGCAGTCCATCTTTATAGAGTTAGTTGGTAAACTTGACACCATGTCTCTTGTAGAACTGGCCAATCTAAGCAAGTTAGAGAATTAATTTGGATACCAGTGCAAATTTGTACTTGGgaatcatttctcaatttgttGGGAAACTACTTTTGTGCAGGCCTTTACACATTGTTAGCATTACCCTAATAATCTATAATTACTTATGAattgaccattttttttatattgaacaTAAAGGTGATTGGTCTAACTGATTGTTAGAGTAGAGCATAATCAATTTTGATGCTATTTGTTTTGATAGAATTTTGTGCATTGGAGAAGCTTGAAGTGTTAGATCTACTTGACAATTACTTTGAGGGGATCCTACCTCCATGCCTAAACAATATGATATCTCTTGTGGTGTTAGATATTTCCGGCAACCAATTCAATGGAAATGCTTCATCATCATATGTAGTAGCCAGCAGAATAAGTCTCGAGTACATTGATTTTAGTTATAACCAGTTTGTGGGCATATTCTCATTCAACTTATTTGCCAATTACTCTAAGCTTGAGGTTCATAGATTCAACGGCCAAAACAATAAAGTTGAAATAGAAACAGAAGGTTCCGTGGGTTGGTCGGTCCCCTTTGTTTCAGCTGAAGATCATTGAATTATCCAATTGTAATAATCTGAACAAGCTCATCGGCTGTATTCTGAAATTTCTTCTTGTCCAGCATGAACTGGATGCAATTGATCTTTCTCACAGTAAGTTGAAAGGAAGTTTTCCGAATTGGTTGGTTGAAAACAATACAAGATTATGCGTGCTAGATCTTCGAAATAACTCTTTTATGGGTCAGTTATATATACCATCATTGATCCACATGCATATTACCTTGATGGATGTCTCGACCAATCACTTGGACggaaaaattcaagaaaacattggcatgattttttgaaatttagtaTATCTAAATCTTTCCAATAATAATCTTGAAGGTAATATTCCTTCCTCAATTAGTGGCCTGCTTTATTTGGAGGTATTAGATTTGTCTTTCAATCATTTCTCAGGCGGGGTCCCAAGAGGATTAAATACAGGTTGTTTgtcattgaaatttttgaacCTTGCTTATAACAGATTCAACGGTGCAATTTTCGTTGGGTATATTTAGATATCAGCAACAACGAAATCTCAAGTGCAATCCCCCGATGGCTTGGGAACGTGTCAGACTTGAGGACTCTCACTATGgctaacaattatttttatggtcGGATCCCATGTGAACTAAGTATGACAGGTACTTTAGACCTTTCTCATAACTTATTTACAGGTTCTTTACCTTTTTGTTCGAATCTACCAATGCTTAAGCACCTATATTTGCAAGGGAACAAATTCACAGGATCAATACCGAAAGTTCTTTTCAATTCCTCATCTCTTTTGACTTTGGACATGAGAGATAACAAATTTACGGGCAGCATCTCTATTGAAATCAAAGAATTTCAAGACTTAAACGTACTTTTGTTGAGTGGCAATCATTTCACTGGTATAATCTCAAATCAATTGTGTTTGTTAAAGATGGTAAGCATAATGGATCTTTCCAAGAATGCTTTTTCTGGGACCATACCACATGCCTCTACAAGATATATTTCGGGAAGTTCGCAACAACTAGTTTGGACTAATCTCGTGGAGCATCTAGTTCAACGGCTATGGAGTATCTACCTTACACACATAAAGGTTTCTCAGGCAAAATTGCTAACTCTCACGAAGATCCTGAATATATTGATGCAGaagtagagattgagtttgtaACCAAATATAGGCATAGTTCTTATAAGGGTTCAATCCTTCGTTATATGTCTGGATTGGATTTCTCATGCAACAACCTAACAGGTGGCATCCCACTTGCGTTAGGCCAAATATCTTCATTGCGTGCACTAAACTTATCTTATAATCACCTGACTGGTAAAATTCCAACAACATTCTCGAAATTGGCTCTCTTGGAAAGTCTAGACCTCTCTCATAATAGTTTGAGTGGAGAAATTCCTTCAGCATTGATTGATCTAACCTTTCTTGAGGTATTCAATGTGGCCAACAATAACCTATCAGGTAAAGTTCTAGATATGAAAGCACAATTTGGAACATTTGAAAAAAGCAGCTATGAAGGAAACCTATTTCTTTGCGGACCACCATTAGATAAAAGTTATGCCAAAGTAAAGGAGTTAGATCCAACACCAACCCAATCTTCAAATGAAAGTGACAAaaaatgtaacaccccatatttttagtgtatttttactgaaggaattatttttatggattcaaaattttattctcttattttaaaaattattggattttttaattaggttatttttatgatttttagtttacgaaaattatttttgaagtgctttctttaaattaattattgttatgtgtttaaattccttctcgaattaaatcaaattattatcgggtttaattatttattttaattataatcattgtgtttgaaatattttatttcactagctgttttaaaatcgtttccgttggatcatttttgtgacccaagatgtgagaattgggcctcatttcttttcccttattttttcttttcctcctttttcttttttctttcttcctttttcttttttcttttttctttttttcttcttccttcttttccctCCCGCGCgcgacgtctctctctctccccctgtGCATTTTTTTTCGATCGCCCAGACcaccgccgtcgcgccgccgtgtGCGACACCGCCTGGCCCACTGTCTTCCCCAGCCGCCGATGAAGCCAACTCTGCAATCTCAGCCCCCCTTGTGCcaccgttagccaccacgagcttCTCCAAGCAGCGGCATTttttgtgctcgcgcgccgccatcgcgccacctcaggccaccatttcttcaccacatcatcctcgacctccaagcaacccattggacccaaccccacctccgatccgtcaccggtgaagcaaatccaactccattttcgttttgggtatttttggccatAAAACACCCATttcgccgccacccacggccaaccaccactaccactagcttcaccgacctctataggccctaccctatcaatcttgggtcttcgtttgcacccgttgaaaagtgggtatctgtgacccaaggccacagtgtattttacactgttctgcagctgtttttccacttcgtGTGCACCCGTGATCttccagaaattattatatagcgctgtaagtatttctccaaagaactttcgtaatttaaatgtatttttgcactaacacattacactatattgtttgacatgccggactgagtccgaggagttcgggggtcggatggatttgtgattggatttgTTTGGTTGGTTTTGACTGAATTGGTTATTGTTTGTTGATGGTTATGGATCAGTGTTGGTGCATgtacatatcattatttcatgcttgatcatgtttgtaaagaaaactaggttttcgtgtattgcattcatgtgcatgtgtgatttggaagattgtgatttcatgtgtgagaaattggatttgtttggattgattgatttgagaaaaagggaaagagactgtagggatggtggtaagcagggacggaggtagagtcccgcctacggtgcatgcagtatggatggtggtaaacagggatggtggttgtgtcccgcctgtgattcccgcctacggtgcatgtagtagggatggtggtaagcagggatggtggtagagtcccgcctgtgattcccgcctacagtgctctgatatgtatccattgtgtggaaaggaactgtagggatagtggtaagcagggacggtggtagagtcccgcctgtgattcccgcctacggtgcacgcggtagggatggtggtaagcagggatggtggttgtgtcccacctgtgattcccgcctacggtgcatgtggtagggatggtggtatagtcccgcttgtgagtcccgcctacagtgtctgataaatggttggatttcgtgtaaatcatttttctgGAAAAAATGTTTTACTGATAATTTGGGCcgaatgggattttggcgtgtgttgggaataatcattttcggggaaaatgatgttttgagaggaatgtatatttctttttatgcatgcGTGTTGgtcgcatttaatgcatttttattacgtggttatttgggttgtacttacctgcggtaccattttgtggtaacgcagattttgatgcagatgaggaggatgagggcgagcctgaggagacggctccgcccgaggagtgatctgggatcacttgcttggttatttgattttactgtattgtattttaattttggatgactgtataactacttttaaaccttactgatgtttagattgtatttaaattctggtacttagctgactaatccgctgcgttattttttttgtacaccGTTACATGTActcactggcacttcgttgggatgcgtgatcgTGCTGTCACCATCCTGGCGTCTCAATCCCCGTGTTTTTATATAAGGGGGTTTGGGGGCGCCacaaaaaatggtatgaagtaGATCCTATGGTCTTCCATACAAGCTTCTCGGTATCttacatcattttcttctttagtGTTATCAGTCTTCTTTATATTAACCCTTATTGGCTACAAAGATGCTCCAACTTAATGGAAGATCTTATATActcctattattattttgcttttgaTACCTCAAAAAGGTTATCAAATTGTCTATGTAATTAAGATacattgattttcttttgacaTCATTAATGATAGTAATAATGGTCAGTTATCtttgaatttggttttgaataATTAGTTATTGGGCATAAATATGAAAGAGATATTCCCTTAAACTTATTATTCTATTTGACTATGGAGATGGTTTTCCATTTTTGGGAATTCTTCATTCTATGTGAATCGGGATTAAATAATCaagtataaaatagaaaaattaataagttGTGCCCAAATATACGAGTCATATCCAACAACAACACAGGCTTCGAATGAAAGTACCACAAAATTGTATGAAATAAATCGAGGGTTTTCCTTACATGCTTCTTGGTATCTTAAGCCACGTTCTTTTTTCGGTGTGAGTAGTCATCTTTATATTAATCCTTATTGGCAACAAAATGCTCCAACTTACTTGAGGATCTTATATACTCGTGTTActtactattatattttttattttcttaaaaagatcATCAAGATGCCATTAGATGGACTTTCTATGGAAATGTCATGATAGTGATAACAACTTATTGTGTATGCATTTGATTATGAACGTTATTTATTGTGATCAAATATGAAACTTGGTGTTCAGTTCTACTTTTCATTCTATTTGATGATGGATGGTGTTTTCAGTAACtagaaatatttttctctataaCTAGTCCTTGAACCAATCCCATTAGTTTAGTGACGGAAATAATGGTGACCAAACTTGTCACGATTGAGGTTGTTCGAGGTAATTGAGCAAACTGAGCCAAAATCTCTATTCAAATCAATCCATCTTAAACCTAATCCCAAACCTCTTGGTGGAGGATTGGTCTGTTTTCACTACAAGCTAGAGATATGATCATTTAAAATGAAGTTTTTTAACAActatgataattttattttaaataatgggtATTTGCAATGACTTTTTTTATCCTTGCAACAGAAACTCCATTTGCTATGAAAATACCCAGTTTTTCCAAGGACAATTAACTCCATGTAAATAATCTAATTGTTGGAACGAAATATGATTATTTCCAACGAAATTTGTTCCTGCAAACAATTAACATTGAATTAAGTTGCAATAAAAGTTTCCGTGACAAATACTATAAAGTTAATTGCAAGGTTTTTTTTAAGGTATTAGCAACGAAaaattttcattggattttATATTCAGTGACAACATCTAGACTTTCATTGCAAACTACTTAATATTATCAACTACAATTCTTGTTGCAAATAGTTTTATTACCAACAAGTTTATTTTCCttacaattcaaaatatttgaaagaaaaattgggCCTTGCATCAGCATGTCATCATAACAGCTAAAGTAATATTTAGAAAGAAATGAACGTGAACtcataaaactatctcatctcatataatcgaCCATTTGGTCCTCTCCTCCTGAAGGGTGAGGTTTCTACTTGGTCTCTTGACAAAGCTTGTCTCTTGGACAACAGTCTATAGAGTCAAAATCCATGGCCGATGATATCACACA is a window from the Juglans regia cultivar Chandler chromosome 7, Walnut 2.0, whole genome shotgun sequence genome containing:
- the LOC108983577 gene encoding receptor like protein 21-like — its product is MEYLPYTHKGFSGKIANSHEDPEYIDAEVEIEFVTKYRHSSYKGSILRYMSGLDFSCNNLTGGIPLALGQISSLRALNLSYNHLTGKIPTTFSKLALLESLDLSHNSLSGEIPSALIDLTFLEVFNVANNNLSGKVLDMKAQFGTFEKSSYEGNLFLCGPPLDKSYAKVKELDPTPTQSSNESDKKCNTPYF